Proteins co-encoded in one Flavivirga eckloniae genomic window:
- a CDS encoding LolA family protein — translation MRNIIYILFFMGAVLHAQTKMSTAESATLKAKVKTQATTIKTLLSDFTQYKHLDFLSNDIKSSGKLSFKSPDLVKWEYTTPFKYAVLFKNETLFINDEGKKSNIDIGSNKMFKQLNTLIINSVKGDLFDENEFDITYFKDGANSKVYFSPKDKKFSKYIKAFQILFNEMGDVVELKMIEPSEDYTKIVFSNRAVNTNLSDAIFNQ, via the coding sequence ATGCGTAATATTATTTATATATTATTTTTTATGGGCGCCGTACTGCATGCACAAACCAAAATGAGTACAGCCGAATCAGCCACTTTAAAAGCTAAGGTAAAAACACAGGCAACTACAATAAAGACCCTATTAAGCGACTTTACCCAATATAAACATTTGGACTTTTTATCTAACGATATTAAGTCTTCGGGTAAGCTGTCATTTAAATCTCCCGACTTGGTAAAATGGGAATATACAACACCTTTTAAATATGCTGTTCTATTTAAAAACGAAACACTTTTTATTAATGATGAAGGTAAAAAAAGCAATATAGATATTGGTTCAAACAAAATGTTTAAACAACTAAATACCCTAATTATAAATAGTGTAAAAGGGGATTTGTTTGATGAAAACGAATTTGATATTACATATTTTAAAGATGGTGCCAATAGTAAAGTTTACTTTAGTCCAAAAGACAAAAAGTTTTCGAAATACATAAAAGCTTTTCAGATACTATTTAATGAGATGGGAGATGTTGTAGAATTGAAAATGATAGAACCATCAGAAGATTATACGAAAATTGTTTTTAGTAATCGAGCAGTAAACACAAACTTATCCGATGCGATATTTAATCAGTAG
- a CDS encoding polysaccharide deacetylase family protein, which yields MLVLIFTGNFFKWYVFALVIVWFLVTIAGSFFIKWNYHLKSLHCNKTIKGNKIAITFDDGPHPEFTPKVLELLKKYDAKATFFCIGKHIETYPNIFSEIIKQGHTVGNHTYTHANNFGFFKTKNVIRELQKTNDIVKNIMGLTMQLYRPAFGVTNPRIKRAIKETQLQSIGWNVRSLDTTSRTPDKIFKRVTKNLSKGDIILLHDTSLKTITVLERLLLFLQKQNIESVTIDSLFNIKAYA from the coding sequence TTGCTTGTTTTAATATTTACAGGTAATTTTTTTAAATGGTATGTATTTGCATTAGTAATTGTTTGGTTTTTAGTCACCATTGCTGGTTCTTTTTTTATAAAATGGAATTATCATCTTAAATCACTTCATTGTAATAAAACCATTAAAGGAAATAAAATAGCTATTACTTTTGATGACGGCCCGCACCCAGAATTCACACCTAAAGTTTTAGAGCTTTTAAAAAAATACGATGCTAAAGCGACCTTTTTTTGTATTGGCAAGCATATTGAAACCTATCCAAATATATTCAGCGAGATTATAAAGCAGGGACATACTGTTGGCAATCACACCTATACCCATGCTAACAATTTTGGTTTTTTTAAAACTAAAAATGTTATTAGAGAATTACAAAAAACGAATGACATTGTAAAAAATATCATGGGTTTAACCATGCAATTATACAGACCGGCTTTTGGCGTTACCAACCCAAGAATAAAAAGAGCCATAAAAGAAACCCAATTGCAGTCTATAGGCTGGAATGTGCGCTCTTTAGACACCACTTCAAGAACCCCCGATAAGATATTTAAGCGCGTTACAAAAAACCTTTCAAAAGGCGATATTATTTTGCTTCACGATACAAGTTTAAAAACAATTACTGTATTGGAACGGTTATTGTTATTTTTACAAAAACAAAATATAGAATCTGTTACCATAGATTCTCTATTTAACATAAAAGCATATGCGTAA
- a CDS encoding beta-ketoacyl synthase N-terminal-like domain-containing protein, producing the protein MKPVYINSVGSISSQKTYDNSWFLDDIISYEDNIILAVDPNYKDYIPPASARRMAKGVKMGVVASKIALNEANLQTVDAIITGTGMGCLNDSKKFLSAIIDNGEQFLTPTSFIQSTHNTVGGQIALGLQCKGYNFTYVQASISFESAVLDGKLMLENDEASTILVGGVDEIEEYTCTLHKLINHIKEEKTSSTDLLQSKTEGAVFGEGANFFVLSNLKQDSSYAQIVAISTYNTLGNSNVTDVAKAFLKENNIDIETIDILVLGNNGDVTYDSFYDELSSGTFNNTQQVYYKHLCGEFNTASSFGVWLASKILKTQKLPETVKLNDIPTSNYKTILLYNQYRGESHSFTLLRRC; encoded by the coding sequence ATGAAACCCGTTTATATAAATAGTGTTGGCTCTATTTCATCTCAAAAAACATATGATAATTCATGGTTTTTAGATGATATTATTTCTTATGAAGATAATATCATTTTGGCCGTAGATCCAAACTATAAAGACTATATTCCTCCAGCAAGTGCTCGTAGAATGGCAAAAGGCGTTAAAATGGGAGTAGTAGCCTCTAAAATAGCTCTAAATGAGGCTAATTTACAAACTGTAGATGCCATCATTACAGGAACGGGAATGGGATGTCTAAACGACTCCAAGAAGTTTTTAAGCGCTATTATAGATAATGGTGAACAGTTTTTAACACCAACATCTTTTATACAATCCACACACAATACCGTTGGAGGCCAAATAGCTCTTGGTCTGCAATGTAAAGGCTATAATTTTACTTATGTACAAGCGAGCATTTCTTTTGAGTCTGCAGTATTGGATGGAAAATTAATGCTGGAAAACGATGAGGCCAGTACTATTTTAGTTGGAGGTGTTGATGAAATTGAAGAATATACATGCACGTTGCATAAACTTATCAATCATATAAAAGAAGAAAAAACAAGTTCTACAGATTTGTTGCAATCTAAAACAGAAGGAGCTGTTTTTGGGGAAGGTGCGAATTTCTTTGTGCTGTCTAATCTTAAGCAAGATTCTAGTTATGCTCAAATTGTAGCAATAAGTACATACAACACACTGGGAAATTCAAATGTTACTGATGTTGCTAAAGCATTCTTAAAAGAGAATAATATTGATATTGAAACTATTGATATTCTGGTTTTAGGAAACAATGGAGATGTTACTTACGACAGTTTTTATGATGAATTAAGTTCTGGGACTTTTAATAACACGCAACAAGTTTATTATAAACATTTGTGTGGTGAATTTAATACAGCATCATCATTTGGTGTATGGTTGGCCTCAAAAATATTGAAAACCCAAAAGCTTCCGGAAACGGTAAAACTTAACGATATTCCAACCTCAAATTATAAAACTATTTTACTTTACAATCAATATAGAGGAGAAAGCCATAGTTTCACCTTATTACGTAGATGCTAA